One genomic segment of Methanothermococcus okinawensis IH1 includes these proteins:
- a CDS encoding class III signal peptide domain-containing protein, archaeosortase D/PIP-CTERM system-associated: protein MIKKIFSNKGQLSLEFAILLAAAVAVASIASFYYLKHVKSSSTTAENSNTEITTTADNNVMKQVDGIKEVTTHGK, encoded by the coding sequence ATGATAAAAAAAATATTTTCAAACAAGGGGCAATTATCATTAGAATTCGCTATATTATTGGCTGCTGCTGTTGCAGTAGCTTCAATTGCTTCATTTTATTATTTAAAACATGTGAAATCCTCATCAACCACTGCTGAAAATTCAAACACTGAAATCACGACCACCGCCGATAACAATGTTATGAAACAGGTTGATGGAATAAAAGAGGTCACGACCCATGGAAAATAA
- a CDS encoding PIP-CTERM sorting domain-containing protein, with protein sequence MNTKYIIQIIILFGIGGFLWSSNGYIIPIHSDTMNITNSSNYTNNYNSYIIAYNVNDTLTFKALAKDNISQNIINSGFTKWDFGDLTETDYGSNKIVTHKYNIPFPYPVSWCGYLNNTAYSKALTYNWLVVGDISNTKYIFNGSPSNSKTTWDILYNGSNNTVIIKYFSNIKMNEEFSGLSIDTTQVNVNADKTEIVEGDTVKFSYSVSRNIIFTMWSFGDGTFSFEKSPTHTYTKPGFYFPRVLVVDDYGRVMVGYLDEGIHVKRHRGGYIYWVMGPNHYNGEAHTYVYNSSGKHNDNRGNTYVNPYKMTYNVNDSIKFKMSGAWGKLWKWDFGDGKETNYAHKNSFNPSYHKYKFPFMWPFFWMSYGKGSWWKSDTLNFIVVDDVGNTKYNFHPSKTHDKKSYDYEYDKENHTVDLYYYSDNPINKSDVKLKDGYYIDITATASRTEVSVNKKVKFNCSPVNNPIFIMWSFGDGTISFKKAPTHKYKNSGLYYPHVFIVDEYGNIEVGIPSPIGVGGYNSYPQIYANPTIAPTNFPINITIVEPAHYINKIHNIYFGDGNSISIKTYHSPYTLNHSYSSEGVYHIDMKVARCENGKTVYIIDNKNPVAKLYVYPNPASYIDMVSFNPLNSHDPDANRNIPEYDYKGNKIGNYTIPQNSPMAKIYGFNLTVYNSSRNIVWNYSSNELKVVTHKFKPGNYTANLTIWDGMGGKNSTIVEFKVINNPPVADFTYSPTYPKVNKQVIFNALSSYDKESGINYSWDFGDGFNANTTNPIITHTYNNPGNYTVTLTVHDELNASSSISKILTVYYVKADFGYPSSLKVNTTINFIDKSNSTPGKIVRWTWDFGDGTSSNKQNPSHIYPKEGPYYITLTVWNNVGISDTVQKPIFIEGMTSYPPIAIFDFTVNGSNVTFNASKSYDIDGKIVKYIWDFGDGTNTTTTNKIISHKYNNSKTYTVKLTIVDNDGNKDSTIRFVSINVGGIKRSIPIPLPINILLFITTIITIAYIGRWYR encoded by the coding sequence ATGAATACTAAATATATAATTCAGATAATTATTTTGTTTGGTATTGGAGGATTTCTATGGTCATCAAATGGTTATATAATTCCAATTCACTCAGATACTATGAATATAACAAATAGCTCAAACTACACAAATAACTATAACTCTTATATTATTGCATATAACGTAAATGATACTTTAACATTTAAAGCGTTAGCAAAAGATAACATATCCCAAAATATTATAAATAGCGGATTTACAAAATGGGATTTTGGGGATTTAACAGAAACAGATTATGGTTCTAATAAAATAGTTACACATAAATATAACATTCCATTTCCATATCCAGTATCATGGTGCGGATATCTAAATAATACTGCATATTCTAAGGCATTGACTTATAACTGGCTTGTAGTGGGGGACATCTCCAATACAAAATATATTTTTAATGGTAGTCCTTCAAATTCTAAAACTACTTGGGATATTTTATACAACGGCTCAAATAATACTGTTATAATAAAATACTTCTCAAACATTAAAATGAATGAAGAATTTTCTGGATTAAGTATAGATACAACACAAGTTAATGTAAATGCTGATAAAACTGAAATTGTAGAAGGAGACACTGTTAAATTTAGTTATTCGGTAAGTAGAAATATAATATTTACTATGTGGAGTTTTGGAGATGGAACATTTTCCTTTGAAAAATCTCCAACACATACCTATACAAAACCTGGATTTTATTTTCCAAGGGTTTTAGTTGTTGATGATTATGGAAGGGTTATGGTTGGTTATTTAGATGAGGGAATACATGTAAAAAGACATAGGGGAGGGTATATATATTGGGTCATGGGGCCTAATCACTACAATGGAGAAGCTCATACCTATGTATATAATAGTTCAGGCAAACATAACGATAACAGAGGAAATACATATGTTAATCCATATAAAATGACATATAATGTGAATGATTCTATAAAATTTAAAATGAGTGGAGCTTGGGGAAAATTGTGGAAATGGGATTTTGGGGATGGAAAGGAAACAAATTATGCTCATAAAAATTCATTTAATCCATCTTACCATAAATACAAATTTCCGTTTATGTGGCCATTCTTTTGGATGAGCTATGGAAAAGGTAGCTGGTGGAAATCGGATACCTTGAATTTTATAGTTGTTGATGATGTGGGAAATACGAAATACAATTTTCATCCATCAAAAACACATGATAAAAAAAGTTATGATTATGAATATGATAAAGAAAATCATACAGTTGATTTATACTATTATTCAGATAATCCAATAAATAAATCAGATGTTAAATTGAAAGATGGATATTATATTGATATAACGGCTACTGCAAGTCGCACAGAGGTTTCTGTAAATAAAAAAGTTAAATTTAACTGCTCTCCAGTAAATAATCCAATATTTATTATGTGGAGCTTTGGAGATGGAACAATTTCTTTTAAAAAAGCTCCAACGCATAAATATAAAAACTCAGGTCTTTACTATCCTCATGTGTTTATTGTTGATGAATATGGAAATATCGAAGTAGGTATTCCTTCACCAATAGGTGTTGGAGGTTATAATAGTTATCCTCAAATTTATGCCAATCCTACAATAGCCCCAACAAACTTTCCAATAAATATCACAATAGTTGAACCAGCACATTATATAAATAAAATTCACAACATATATTTTGGAGATGGAAATTCTATTTCTATTAAAACGTATCACTCCCCATATACTCTCAACCATAGTTACTCATCCGAAGGTGTATATCACATAGATATGAAAGTGGCACGTTGTGAAAATGGAAAAACTGTGTATATAATTGATAATAAAAATCCAGTAGCAAAATTATATGTTTATCCAAATCCTGCAAGTTATATTGATATGGTATCCTTTAATCCATTAAATAGTCATGACCCAGATGCAAATAGAAATATTCCAGAATATGATTATAAGGGAAATAAAATAGGCAATTATACAATTCCCCAAAACTCCCCAATGGCAAAAATATATGGATTTAACTTAACCGTTTATAATAGTTCAAGAAATATAGTATGGAATTATTCATCAAATGAATTAAAAGTAGTAACTCACAAATTTAAACCTGGAAATTACACTGCAAATCTAACAATTTGGGATGGAATGGGAGGTAAAAATTCCACAATTGTTGAATTTAAAGTTATAAATAATCCACCAGTGGCTGATTTTACCTATTCACCAACATATCCAAAAGTTAATAAACAAGTAATATTTAATGCTTTGTCATCATATGACAAAGAAAGTGGTATAAATTATTCATGGGATTTTGGAGATGGATTTAATGCAAATACAACAAATCCTATAATAACCCATACATACAACAACCCTGGAAATTACACCGTTACACTTACAGTTCATGATGAATTAAACGCTTCAAGTTCAATATCAAAGATATTAACTGTATATTATGTTAAAGCAGATTTCGGATATCCTTCTTCATTAAAGGTTAATACAACGATAAACTTTATAGATAAGTCAAACTCAACACCTGGAAAAATTGTTAGATGGACATGGGATTTTGGAGATGGAACTTCATCAAATAAACAAAATCCAAGCCACATCTACCCAAAAGAAGGACCTTATTACATAACATTAACAGTTTGGAATAATGTAGGCATAAGCGATACAGTGCAAAAACCAATATTCATTGAAGGGATGACAAGTTATCCCCCAATAGCAATATTTGATTTTACAGTTAATGGCTCAAATGTGACATTTAACGCTTCAAAATCTTATGATATAGATGGAAAAATTGTAAAATATATATGGGATTTTGGAGATGGCACTAATACAACCACCACTAACAAAATAATTTCACACAAATATAATAACAGTAAAACATATACCGTTAAATTAACTATTGTAGATAATGATGGAAATAAGGATTCAACCATAAGATTTGTTTCAATCAATGTAGGGGGAATAAAAAGAAGCATACCGATTCCTTTACCAATAAATATACTGTTATTCATAACTACCATTATAACAATAGCTTATATAGGTAGGTGGTATAGATGA
- a CDS encoding DUF2341 domain-containing protein — MFKSKIKSKKGYIFTYEAIIVSIIFVMVFYIGSMAYTHNFLTALETKKDIDEAHNSLLLKDYYLKKYSFPGDFYNNSGNFKEHIVDSLRNNNLKTFDIYHNFSDADKKMYFIIYPNKYDEELYNSSANITNNNYILNITFDKSNITCYTNVADKIKTKNSINNLNKRVEGRDITVFHDVVYIPLITMDNNSQYPNGYKAYGSNGDIIYFYISGVNKDFSARILTNNRNRFRAYADWKYASPINVHSFNQNGYYDVKVVFDSQTYINDGEMNKYCKDVRFLDENGNSLNYWIEPQTINTHHTIAWVKMDLIPNEHTIIYMLYGNPNAESESNGENTFEFFDNFSSGHIDTNKWNKNFNENNFRNNWNLFKNGTYPNGINYTYLRLNYSAYTGANDWIRIYSKDKYGSIYAVKFHVKFHKKYDEWAGFYYGNNNDYNRQIISNYHWGGDHLRFESSKDNDNDIDYSILPMSLYDNWNAYEIQRDGMNSVNLIINDSENNIYQRNAYIYDGDMPISFVARRYDTSTGGYTPPENEKNGYIDIDWVFVRPYISEEPVLSYGAPVVFSINGKVFSKNMKTTFTSYDDVKNELNDGLNEIRILHSDYPIEFNLGNGNGGQFQTITFSPRNISIVVVK; from the coding sequence ATGTTTAAATCAAAAATTAAATCTAAAAAAGGATATATTTTTACTTATGAAGCTATAATAGTATCTATTATATTTGTCATGGTTTTTTATATTGGTAGTATGGCATATACCCACAACTTTTTAACTGCACTCGAAACTAAAAAAGATATAGATGAGGCACATAATTCATTATTGTTAAAAGATTATTATTTAAAAAAATATTCATTTCCAGGGGATTTTTACAACAACAGTGGCAATTTTAAAGAACACATTGTGGATAGTTTAAGAAATAACAATCTTAAAACTTTTGATATATACCACAATTTTTCAGATGCTGATAAAAAAATGTATTTTATAATATATCCCAATAAATATGATGAGGAATTGTATAATTCAAGTGCCAATATCACAAACAACAATTATATCCTCAACATTACTTTTGACAAATCAAACATTACATGTTATACAAATGTGGCTGATAAAATAAAAACTAAAAATTCGATAAATAACCTTAATAAAAGGGTTGAAGGGAGAGATATTACTGTATTCCACGATGTAGTTTATATTCCATTAATTACAATGGATAATAATTCGCAATATCCAAATGGTTATAAGGCCTATGGTTCCAATGGGGATATCATTTATTTCTACATATCGGGGGTGAATAAAGATTTCTCTGCGAGAATTTTGACCAACAACAGAAACAGATTTAGAGCTTATGCAGACTGGAAATATGCCTCTCCAATAAATGTGCATAGTTTTAATCAAAACGGTTATTATGATGTAAAGGTAGTATTCGATTCTCAAACATACATAAATGATGGAGAAATGAATAAATATTGTAAAGATGTTAGATTTTTAGATGAAAACGGAAATTCCCTAAATTATTGGATTGAACCTCAAACAATAAATACCCATCATACCATAGCATGGGTTAAAATGGATTTAATTCCAAATGAACATACTATAATATATATGCTTTATGGAAATCCAAATGCAGAATCTGAAAGTAATGGAGAAAATACTTTTGAATTTTTTGATAATTTTTCTTCCGGACATATAGATACAAATAAATGGAACAAAAATTTCAATGAAAATAATTTTAGAAACAACTGGAATTTGTTTAAAAATGGCACATACCCCAATGGTATAAACTATACCTATTTAAGATTAAATTATAGTGCCTATACTGGTGCTAATGACTGGATAAGAATATATTCTAAGGATAAATATGGTAGTATCTATGCAGTGAAATTCCATGTGAAATTCCATAAAAAATATGATGAGTGGGCTGGTTTTTATTATGGTAATAATAATGATTATAATAGACAAATAATTTCAAATTACCACTGGGGTGGTGACCATTTAAGATTTGAATCATCAAAAGATAACGATAATGATATAGATTATAGCATACTTCCTATGAGTTTGTACGATAATTGGAATGCCTATGAAATCCAAAGGGATGGGATGAATAGTGTAAATTTAATAATTAACGATAGTGAAAATAATATCTATCAAAGAAATGCCTACATATATGATGGAGATATGCCTATTTCCTTTGTAGCTAGAAGATATGACACTTCAACGGGTGGATATACGCCACCTGAAAATGAAAAAAATGGATATATTGACATAGATTGGGTATTTGTTAGACCTTATATTTCTGAGGAACCAGTATTATCATATGGAGCTCCTGTTGTATTTTCTATAAATGGCAAGGTATTTAGTAAAAATATGAAAACTACATTTACATCCTATGATGATGTAAAAAATGAATTAAATGATGGATTAAATGAAATAAGAATACTCCATTCAGATTACCCCATAGAATTTAATTTAGGAAATGGCAACGGAGGACAATTTCAAACCATTACATTTTCACCAAGAAATATTTCAATAGTGGTGGTAAAATGA
- the artD gene encoding archaeosortase D, whose amino-acid sequence MENKRYLVNFLILLIITYLFLRTFEMEIAKILAVIVGYLLTTPYFENNVIYNGNIFSIMPACTCSFEMSLFLAYVFGTPKTPIKYKLIYSIVGIIIITLTNILRIIFILKNSSYLADYTTIHDIISFIIFPVALILNFIWVKILLKIGIINNKNKNYLKNE is encoded by the coding sequence ATGGAAAATAAAAGATATTTAGTAAATTTTTTAATATTATTAATTATAACATATCTTTTTTTAAGAACTTTTGAGATGGAAATTGCTAAGATATTAGCTGTTATAGTTGGTTATTTACTGACGACACCATATTTTGAAAACAATGTTATTTACAATGGAAATATATTTTCTATAATGCCTGCCTGCACATGCTCTTTTGAAATGTCATTATTTTTGGCTTATGTATTTGGAACTCCTAAAACACCCATTAAATATAAATTAATATATTCAATTGTAGGAATAATTATTATAACACTTACAAATATATTAAGAATAATATTTATTTTAAAAAATTCTTCTTATTTAGCGGATTACACTACCATTCATGATATAATAAGTTTTATAATATTTCCAGTGGCTTTAATTTTAAATTTTATATGGGTTAAAATATTATTAAAAATAGGGATAATTAATAATAAAAATAAAAATTATTTAAAAAATGAATAA